Proteins from a genomic interval of Syntrophorhabdaceae bacterium:
- a CDS encoding PEP/pyruvate-binding domain-containing protein, which translates to MKNRYLFPISVETDPDAFGTKGKNLHVLCVHGIPVPLTFCLVSDAYRFFAIVDGKDVKIEKLVSTKNMTYGEKASAITDLIVNAAMPEDIGQELERNDSIAKTDDLWAVRSSSNKEDLAELSFAGLYESYLNAQGTGAVTEAVKKCWASLWSERAIAYREKNGLNHDQTTMSVLIQKMVDARYSGVLFTRNPHHPAKSEMIVEYTRGLSEQLMAGRVEPPYACRIENMLTVSYTSAERENRLVDAALRELARMALNIESIFGLPCDIEWAYEGEKFYVLQARPITQAASPRRVALDKLWTRANIGEVLPSVVTPLTWSIFGAVIFGKTISSDKYLGESAGVRLIDGRAYLRVDHFLNSFCYLPFVTPETLQRVLGLQVTDHAGSYRRPKGFRVRLAQGLFLLTLTGLIPYLATRAKRLPPLNRTTAGRLDELLQWNARCFKVHMLCTAYAIATFALIDVCLTRWLSGERARNTLPLILIGREDLQTAAQGRSLAELALYVQNHPAMREPFEKATDWTEVRQRLATVEGGSYFLSMMEDFLEANGARTAEEFELASPRWRENPAFLLSVIGKFIEAQPWDASRAGYESRQREQREEVMRTVRHLSAFKGFIFRRLLCSYKDFSTLRENMKYRLMEGYAEIREIFIQAGKTLTRKGLLAAKEDVFFLTPGEIDACLRDKSDLDGVGKIIADRKRHYDRLRMVQAEDFVLDSGKNPEEHSGSSMDARTLSGVGCSPGLAEGRAKVLHDISESNMLKVGEVLVTPHTDPGWTPLFLTCKAIVTEIGGFLSHGATVAREYGIPAVVNVSGATRKIHTGDLVRVDGAKGTITIIESAVHAGSGGI; encoded by the coding sequence GTGAAGAACCGGTATCTCTTCCCCATTTCAGTGGAAACCGATCCCGACGCTTTTGGTACGAAAGGGAAGAATCTACACGTCCTTTGCGTCCATGGAATACCTGTTCCACTGACGTTTTGTCTTGTGAGCGACGCATATCGCTTCTTTGCGATAGTTGATGGCAAGGATGTTAAGATCGAGAAGCTCGTCTCAACGAAAAACATGACTTATGGGGAAAAGGCATCGGCAATAACCGATCTCATCGTCAACGCCGCGATGCCTGAAGACATCGGCCAGGAGTTGGAACGGAATGATTCTATAGCAAAGACAGATGATTTGTGGGCGGTCCGGTCCTCATCAAACAAAGAAGATCTGGCGGAGCTGTCTTTTGCGGGCCTCTATGAAAGTTATCTCAATGCTCAAGGGACAGGTGCGGTCACTGAAGCCGTAAAGAAATGCTGGGCATCGCTGTGGAGCGAAAGAGCAATAGCGTATCGTGAGAAAAACGGGTTGAACCACGATCAAACCACTATGTCCGTGTTGATTCAGAAAATGGTTGACGCCCGTTATTCCGGGGTGTTATTTACGAGAAATCCTCATCACCCGGCGAAGAGCGAGATGATAGTCGAGTACACAAGGGGACTCAGCGAACAGCTGATGGCTGGGAGGGTTGAGCCACCTTACGCGTGCAGGATAGAAAACATGCTGACCGTCAGCTACACCTCAGCCGAGCGTGAGAATCGATTAGTCGACGCGGCATTGAGGGAGCTCGCCCGTATGGCGCTCAACATCGAGTCGATCTTCGGGCTCCCCTGCGATATCGAGTGGGCCTACGAGGGGGAGAAATTCTATGTACTGCAGGCAAGACCAATCACGCAGGCGGCAAGCCCCCGGCGAGTTGCACTGGATAAACTCTGGACCAGGGCAAATATCGGCGAGGTTCTGCCGTCAGTGGTGACGCCTCTTACATGGTCCATTTTTGGTGCCGTGATTTTTGGAAAGACGATCTCCTCGGACAAGTATTTGGGGGAGAGCGCGGGGGTCCGTCTTATTGATGGACGTGCATATCTCAGGGTCGATCATTTTCTCAATTCGTTTTGTTATCTTCCCTTTGTGACGCCGGAAACGCTGCAAAGGGTTTTAGGACTTCAAGTAACTGACCACGCCGGTTCGTACAGGCGCCCCAAGGGATTCCGGGTGCGATTGGCTCAAGGCCTATTCTTGCTCACTCTGACAGGGCTTATACCTTACCTCGCGACCAGGGCTAAAAGGCTGCCCCCCTTGAACAGAACCACTGCCGGACGACTCGATGAGCTTCTACAATGGAATGCCCGTTGCTTCAAGGTGCACATGTTGTGTACCGCTTACGCCATCGCGACATTCGCGCTGATAGATGTGTGTCTGACGAGATGGTTATCGGGTGAGCGCGCTCGCAACACTTTGCCCCTTATACTCATTGGACGGGAAGACTTGCAGACTGCCGCGCAGGGAAGATCGCTTGCTGAATTGGCCCTGTACGTACAGAATCACCCTGCAATGCGAGAGCCTTTCGAAAAAGCCACAGATTGGACCGAGGTTAGACAGCGCCTTGCAACTGTCGAAGGTGGTTCTTACTTTCTATCAATGATGGAGGATTTTTTGGAGGCCAACGGCGCCCGAACGGCGGAAGAGTTCGAGCTCGCGTCGCCGCGGTGGCGGGAGAATCCGGCATTCTTGCTATCGGTAATTGGCAAATTCATTGAAGCGCAGCCCTGGGACGCAAGCCGTGCAGGGTACGAAAGCAGGCAACGCGAGCAACGAGAAGAGGTAATGAGAACTGTGCGCCACCTTTCCGCATTTAAGGGCTTTATCTTCAGACGCCTGCTTTGCTCGTACAAAGATTTTTCAACCCTCAGAGAGAACATGAAATATAGACTCATGGAAGGCTATGCGGAAATCAGGGAGATATTTATCCAGGCAGGTAAAACACTCACACGCAAAGGTCTCCTCGCCGCAAAAGAAGATGTCTTCTTTTTGACACCTGGAGAAATCGATGCCTGTCTCAGAGACAAGAGTGACCTTGATGGTGTAGGTAAAATTATAGCAGATCGAAAACGGCACTACGACCGGTTAAGAATGGTGCAAGCGGAGGATTTTGTTCTGGATAGCGGAAAGAACCCCGAAGAGCATAGTGGCTCATCTATGGATGCCAGGACGTTGAGCGGAGTTGGGTGCAGCCCAGGACTCGCCGAGGGTCGGGCTAAAGTCCTTCACGACATTTCCGAATCAAACATGCTCAAGGTGGGCGAAGTTCTGGTAACCCCGCACACCGATCCAGGATGGACGCCTCTGTTTCTTACGTGTAAAGCCATCGTCACTGAAATAGGGGGGTTTCTCTCCCACGGGGCAACTGTTGCAAGAGAGTACGGCATTCCCGCGGTTGTCAATGTGAGCGGGGCCACACGAAAGATCCACACGGGCGATCTGGTCCGCGTAGATGGCGCCAAAGGTACGATAACGATCATAGAGTCCGCCGTCCACGCGGGAAGCGGGGGCATCTGA
- a CDS encoding lycopene cyclase family protein — protein MNRLDNSFDIVIVGAGIAGMAAAREIVNEDNLSLAIIEANGVGSNNPSPLTFADIVEKHGFEDCLKARYRSFVFHNYQGSSIQYTFDGYPLVVLDYRKACEKLHAILEAGCRRPTIITQRAVSLAQNKDPLVILENGDSITAKIIIDCSGKSQLAHSPEDGVVRYYSHVYGGLFSGLSNVDDKTACFLWPQQQFGLGGGWFYPLNGARASFGYATISTSPEIDIGVIEENFQEALHRFSPYSDYLAGVRLESIEYGTIPITPARNLVQGRVIAAGDAAGMATSWTCMGVEPALRYGTLAGKIAGRALTEDNYLILRTFQDTWNSADKARYDDFARIAGSFWNGNREFWEWIIRNDLAFLSAPQVLDRMRNNDHVPKKHQILFRALRHKLRMLFSVGRASNPAHIAVSQ, from the coding sequence ATGAATCGGTTAGATAATTCTTTCGACATCGTTATCGTGGGCGCGGGTATTGCCGGTATGGCTGCTGCCCGCGAAATAGTTAACGAAGACAATCTGTCTCTGGCTATAATAGAGGCGAACGGCGTAGGGTCAAACAATCCCTCTCCGCTCACTTTCGCCGACATTGTCGAGAAGCACGGTTTTGAGGATTGTCTTAAGGCGCGCTATCGAAGTTTTGTGTTTCACAATTACCAGGGTAGTTCGATCCAATACACCTTCGACGGGTACCCCCTGGTGGTGCTCGATTACAGGAAGGCCTGCGAAAAACTTCATGCCATCCTTGAGGCCGGTTGCCGGCGTCCGACAATCATTACTCAGCGGGCGGTCAGTCTGGCACAGAACAAGGATCCTCTGGTCATACTGGAGAACGGCGACTCCATTACTGCAAAGATCATCATCGACTGTTCGGGTAAATCGCAACTCGCCCATTCTCCCGAAGACGGAGTCGTCCGATATTACAGCCATGTATATGGCGGCCTCTTTTCGGGTCTCAGTAATGTGGACGATAAAACAGCCTGCTTCTTGTGGCCTCAGCAGCAATTCGGTCTTGGGGGAGGATGGTTCTACCCGCTTAACGGCGCACGGGCAAGTTTTGGCTATGCCACGATTTCTACGAGTCCGGAGATAGACATTGGCGTAATAGAAGAGAACTTTCAGGAGGCACTTCACCGGTTTTCACCGTACTCGGATTATCTGGCCGGCGTCAGGCTTGAATCCATTGAATATGGCACCATACCTATCACCCCGGCAAGGAATCTGGTACAGGGCAGAGTAATAGCGGCCGGAGACGCGGCCGGAATGGCAACAAGCTGGACCTGTATGGGAGTTGAACCGGCCCTCCGATACGGAACCCTCGCTGGCAAGATAGCCGGTAGGGCCTTGACTGAGGATAATTACCTGATTCTCCGGACGTTTCAAGACACATGGAATTCCGCAGACAAAGCCAGGTATGATGATTTTGCCCGAATCGCCGGATCGTTCTGGAATGGCAATCGCGAATTCTGGGAGTGGATCATCAGGAACGACCTCGCGTTTTTATCGGCGCCCCAGGTTCTCGATCGGATGAGGAACAATGATCACGTACCGAAGAAACATCAAATCCTTTTTCGAGCCCTTCGACATAAACTAAGAATGTTATTCAGCGTCGGTCGGGCCAGTAATCCGGCCCATATTGCTGTCAGCCAATGA